Proteins from one Bacteroides zhangwenhongii genomic window:
- the lpxD gene encoding UDP-3-O-(3-hydroxymyristoyl)glucosamine N-acyltransferase produces the protein MEFSAKQIAEFIQGEIIGDENATVHTFAKIEEGMPGAISFLSNPKYTPYIYETQSSIVLVNKDFTPEHEIKATLIKVDNAYESLAKLLNLYETSKPKKQGIDSLAFVAPSAKIGENVYIGAFAYIGENTVIGNNTQIYPHTFVGDGVKIGDNCLLYSNVNIYHDCRIGNECILHSGAVIGADGFGFAPTPNGYDKIPQIGIVILEDKVDIGANTCVDRATMGATIVHSGAKIDNLVQIAHNDEIGSHTVMAAQVGIAGSTKIGEWCMFGGQVGIAGHIKIGDKVGLGAQSGVPGDIKSGSQLIGTPPMDPKQYFKASIVRKSLPDMQKELRDLRKEIEELKQLLNK, from the coding sequence ATGGAGTTCTCGGCTAAGCAAATTGCAGAATTTATCCAAGGGGAAATCATTGGAGACGAAAACGCTACGGTACATACATTCGCTAAAATTGAAGAGGGAATGCCCGGAGCTATTTCTTTCCTGTCGAACCCTAAATATACACCTTATATCTACGAAACACAATCAAGCATTGTTCTGGTTAACAAGGATTTTACTCCTGAACATGAAATCAAAGCCACTCTTATCAAAGTGGACAATGCATACGAAAGCCTGGCGAAACTGCTCAATCTCTACGAAACGAGCAAACCTAAAAAACAAGGTATCGATTCACTAGCATTTGTCGCCCCCAGTGCCAAGATTGGTGAGAATGTATATATTGGTGCTTTTGCCTATATCGGTGAAAATACCGTAATTGGAAATAACACCCAGATTTATCCGCATACTTTTGTTGGAGACGGCGTGAAAATAGGTGATAATTGTCTGCTTTACTCAAATGTCAACATCTACCACGACTGCCGTATAGGTAATGAATGTATCCTGCATTCAGGTGCTGTGATCGGGGCGGACGGATTTGGCTTTGCTCCTACTCCGAACGGATACGATAAGATTCCTCAAATCGGAATCGTGATTCTGGAAGATAAAGTGGATATAGGCGCCAATACCTGTGTAGACCGTGCTACAATGGGAGCTACAATAGTACATAGTGGTGCTAAAATAGATAATCTGGTGCAGATAGCACATAATGATGAAATAGGTTCACATACGGTAATGGCTGCGCAAGTCGGTATTGCCGGCTCTACAAAAATCGGTGAATGGTGTATGTTCGGCGGTCAGGTCGGTATTGCCGGACACATCAAAATAGGGGATAAAGTAGGATTGGGTGCACAATCCGGTGTTCCCGGAGACATCAAATCCGGAAGCCAGCTAATCGGAACTCCACCTATGGACCCCAAACAATATTTCAAAGCATCCATCGTAAGAAAAAGCCTGCCGGATATGCAGAAGGAGCTACGTGACCTGCGCAAAGAAATCGAAGAATTAAAACAACTATTAAATAAGTAA
- a CDS encoding bifunctional UDP-3-O-[3-hydroxymyristoyl] N-acetylglucosamine deacetylase/3-hydroxyacyl-ACP dehydratase: protein MLKQKTLKDSFSLSGKGLHTGLDLTVTFNPAPDNHGYKIQRIDVEGQPIIDAVADNVVETTRGTVLSKNGVKVSTVEHGMAALYALGIDNCLIQVNGPEFPILDGSAQYYVQEIERVGTVEQNAVKDFYIIKSKIEFRDETTGSSIIVLPDENFSLNVLVSYDSTIIPNQFATLEDMHKFKDEVAASRTFVFVREIEPLLSAGLIKGGDLDNAIVIYERKMSQESFDKLADVMGVPHMDANQLGYINHKPLVWPNECARHKLLDVIGDLALIGKPIKGRIIATRPGHTINNKFARQMRKEIRLHEIQAPGYDCNREPVMDVNRIRELLPHRYPFQLVDKVIEIGANYIVGVKNITANEPFFQGHFPQEPVMPGVLQVEAMAQVGGLLVLNSVDEPERYSTYFMKIDGVKFRQKVVPGDTLIFRVELLAPIRRGISTMKGYAFVGEKVVCEAEFMAQIVKNK, encoded by the coding sequence ATGCTGAAACAAAAAACGCTGAAAGATAGCTTTTCACTGAGCGGGAAAGGTCTTCACACTGGACTTGATCTCACTGTAACATTCAATCCGGCTCCGGACAATCACGGATATAAAATCCAACGTATTGACGTAGAAGGACAACCAATAATCGATGCAGTAGCCGACAATGTGGTGGAAACCACACGTGGCACTGTTTTGTCGAAGAATGGAGTTAAAGTAAGCACCGTGGAACATGGTATGGCAGCCCTTTACGCATTGGGCATTGATAACTGTCTTATCCAAGTAAACGGCCCGGAATTTCCGATATTGGATGGTAGTGCACAATATTATGTACAAGAAATAGAACGTGTAGGAACAGTAGAACAGAATGCTGTCAAAGACTTTTATATTATCAAATCTAAAATAGAGTTCCGGGATGAAACGACCGGTTCATCCATCATCGTATTGCCGGATGAGAATTTTAGCTTGAATGTACTGGTTTCCTACGATTCAACCATCATTCCGAATCAGTTTGCAACACTCGAAGATATGCATAAATTCAAAGACGAAGTGGCTGCCAGCCGTACTTTCGTCTTTGTTCGCGAAATAGAACCGTTACTTTCCGCCGGCCTGATTAAAGGTGGCGACTTGGATAACGCTATCGTAATCTACGAACGTAAGATGTCGCAAGAAAGTTTCGATAAGTTGGCAGATGTGATGGGAGTACCCCATATGGACGCCAACCAGTTAGGCTATATTAATCACAAGCCATTGGTTTGGCCGAACGAATGTGCCCGTCACAAATTACTTGATGTTATCGGTGACCTTGCTTTAATCGGTAAACCGATCAAAGGACGTATCATCGCTACCCGTCCCGGACATACGATCAACAACAAATTCGCCCGTCAGATGCGGAAAGAAATCCGTCTGCACGAAATCCAGGCACCGGGCTATGACTGCAATCGGGAACCGGTAATGGATGTAAACCGTATCCGTGAGCTACTACCTCACCGTTATCCGTTCCAATTGGTGGACAAAGTAATTGAAATTGGTGCCAACTATATTGTAGGCGTCAAGAATATCACTGCTAATGAACCTTTCTTCCAAGGTCATTTTCCACAAGAACCCGTTATGCCGGGTGTACTTCAGGTAGAGGCTATGGCACAGGTCGGAGGTTTGCTTGTTCTCAACTCTGTTGATGAACCGGAACGTTATTCTACTTATTTCATGAAGATAGACGGTGTGAAATTCCGCCAGAAAGTAGTGCCGGGAGATACACTGATTTTCCGTGTGGAATTGTTAGCCCCCATCCGTCGTGGAATCTCTACCATGAAAGGTTATGCATTTGTTGGAGAGAAAGTGGTTTGCGAAGCTGAATTCATGGCACAAATAGTAAAAAACAAGTAA
- the lpxA gene encoding acyl-ACP--UDP-N-acetylglucosamine O-acyltransferase → MISPLAYIHPEAKIGENVEIAPFVFIDKNVVIGDNNKIMANANILYGSRIGNGNTIFPGAVIGAIPQDLKFRGEESTAEIGDNNLIRENVTINRGTAAKGRTIVGSNNLLMEGVHVAHDALVGNGCIIGNSTKMAGEIVIDDNAIVSANVLMHQFCHVGSHVMIQGGCRFSKDIPPYIIAGREPIAFSGINIIGLRRRGFANEVIERIHNAYRIIYQSGLNTTEALKKIEDEFEKSPEIDYIINFIRNSERGIIK, encoded by the coding sequence ATGATAAGTCCTTTAGCGTATATCCATCCCGAAGCTAAAATAGGGGAAAATGTAGAAATTGCGCCTTTTGTATTCATAGATAAAAACGTGGTTATCGGCGACAATAATAAAATTATGGCTAATGCCAATATTTTATATGGCTCGCGTATCGGTAACGGAAACACTATATTTCCGGGAGCCGTCATTGGGGCCATCCCGCAAGACCTTAAATTTCGCGGAGAAGAATCAACCGCTGAAATCGGAGACAACAACCTGATTCGCGAAAACGTAACAATCAACCGTGGTACGGCAGCTAAAGGGCGCACGATTGTGGGAAGCAACAACTTACTGATGGAGGGTGTGCACGTAGCGCACGATGCATTAGTGGGAAACGGATGTATCATAGGCAATTCTACCAAAATGGCAGGCGAAATCGTGATTGACGACAATGCAATCGTCAGTGCTAACGTATTGATGCACCAATTTTGTCATGTAGGTAGTCATGTAATGATTCAAGGCGGATGTCGTTTCAGCAAAGATATCCCTCCTTACATCATCGCAGGACGCGAACCGATCGCCTTCAGTGGTATCAACATCATCGGTCTGCGCCGTCGCGGTTTTGCCAATGAAGTGATCGAAAGAATTCACAATGCCTATCGTATCATCTATCAAAGTGGTTTGAATACGACAGAAGCATTAAAGAAAATTGAAGATGAATTTGAAAAGAGTCCGGAGATTGACTATATTATCAACTTCATCCGTAACTCAGAGCGTGGCATTATTAAATAA
- a CDS encoding IS1096 element passenger TnpR family protein, protein MIYRFTIISDEVDDFVREIQIDPEATFFDFHEAILKSAGYTNDQMTSFFICDDDWEKEKEVTLEEMDDNPEMDSWVMKETTISELVEDEKQKLLYVFDYMTERCFFIELSEIITGKNMTGAKCTKKSGEAPKQTVDFEEMAASGGSLDLDENFYGDQDFDMEDFDQEGFDIGGDAGSPYDEDKY, encoded by the coding sequence ATGATATACAGATTTACTATTATATCTGATGAAGTTGACGATTTTGTCAGAGAAATACAAATTGACCCGGAAGCTACTTTCTTTGACTTCCATGAGGCAATACTGAAATCAGCAGGGTATACAAACGACCAGATGACTTCTTTCTTTATCTGCGATGATGATTGGGAAAAAGAAAAAGAAGTAACTCTGGAAGAAATGGATGACAATCCCGAAATGGATAGCTGGGTGATGAAAGAAACTACAATCAGCGAATTAGTAGAAGATGAGAAGCAGAAATTACTCTACGTATTCGATTACATGACAGAACGTTGTTTCTTCATCGAACTATCTGAGATTATCACCGGAAAGAATATGACAGGTGCCAAATGTACCAAGAAATCCGGAGAAGCTCCCAAACAGACTGTAGATTTTGAAGAAATGGCTGCTAGCGGCGGTTCGCTTGATTTAGATGAAAATTTCTATGGCGACCAAGACTTCGATATGGAAGACTTCGACCAAGAAGGATTCGATATCGGTGGCGATGCAGGTAGCCCTTATGATGAAGATAAATATTAA
- the miaA gene encoding tRNA (adenosine(37)-N6)-dimethylallyltransferase MiaA, translated as MPTLIVLIGPTGVGKTELSLRIAESFQTSIVSADSRQLYAELKIGTAAPTPDQLKRVPHYLVGTLHLTDYYSAAQYETEALEILDKLFTQHEVVVLTGGSMMYVDAICKGIDDIPTVDAETRQLMLQKYEEEGLEQLCAELRLLDPEYYRIVDLKNPKRVIHALEICYMTGRTYTSFRTQQKKERPFRIIKIGLTRDREELYDRINRRVDMMMEEGLLEEVRSVLPYRHLNSLNTVGYKELFKYLDGEWELPFAIDKIKQNSRIYSRKQMTWFKRDEEIQWFHPEQETEILAYLHQQIG; from the coding sequence TTGCCTACTCTCATTGTTCTTATAGGTCCTACCGGTGTAGGAAAAACAGAATTAAGCCTACGGATAGCAGAGTCTTTTCAAACAAGCATTGTATCTGCTGATTCAAGACAACTTTATGCCGAATTAAAGATAGGTACGGCAGCTCCTACTCCCGACCAACTCAAACGTGTACCTCATTATTTGGTCGGTACGCTTCATTTGACAGATTATTACAGTGCCGCTCAATATGAAACGGAAGCGTTGGAAATCCTCGATAAGTTATTTACGCAACACGAGGTCGTGGTTCTTACCGGTGGCTCAATGATGTATGTAGACGCTATCTGTAAAGGTATCGACGATATTCCTACCGTTGATGCGGAAACCCGCCAACTCATGCTACAGAAATATGAGGAGGAAGGACTTGAACAACTCTGTGCAGAACTTCGCCTGCTGGATCCGGAATATTATCGGATAGTCGATCTGAAGAATCCCAAACGGGTAATTCATGCATTGGAAATTTGTTATATGACCGGACGGACTTATACTTCGTTCCGCACCCAACAAAAGAAAGAACGTCCGTTCCGCATTATTAAAATAGGATTAACCCGTGACCGAGAAGAGTTGTATGACCGTATTAACCGTCGGGTAGATATGATGATGGAAGAAGGATTACTGGAAGAAGTACGCTCGGTACTTCCCTATCGCCACCTCAATTCGCTCAACACAGTAGGTTATAAAGAGCTGTTCAAGTATCTGGATGGAGAATGGGAACTCCCCTTTGCCATAGATAAAATCAAGCAAAACTCCCGCATTTATTCGCGTAAACAGATGACTTGGTTCAAACGAGATGAAGAAATACAATGGTTCCATCCGGAACAAGAAACGGAGATACTGGCGTACCTCCATCAACAAATAGGGTGA
- a CDS encoding S9 family peptidase: MKKISITLLLCLLCLTGMAQGQKALDLKDITSGRFRPENIQGVIPMPDGEHYTQMNDDGTQIIKYSFKTGEKVEVIFDVKTARECDFKHFDSYQFSPDGKKLLIATKTTPIYRHSYTAVHYIYPLKRNDKGVTTNNIIERLSDGGPQQVPVFSPDGTMIAFVRDNNIFLVKLLYGNSENQVTEDGKQNSIINGIPDWVYEEEFSFNRALEFSADNTQIAYIRFDESAVPSYSFPVFAGQAPHINALKDYPGEYTYKYPKAGYPNSKVEVRTYDIKSHVTRTMKLPLDPDGYIPRIRFTKDANKLAIMTLNRHQDRFDLYFADPRSTLCKLVLRDESPYYIKENIFDNIEFYPEYFSLLSERDGYSHLYWYSMGGNLIKKVTNGKYEVKDFLGYDEEDGSFYYTSNEESPLRKAVYKIDKKGKKTKLSQKSGTNTPLFSKSMKYYMNKFTSLDTPMLVTLNDNSGKTLKTLVTNDKLKQTLSGYAVPQKEFFTFQTTDGVTLNGWMMKPVNFSASKKYPVLMYQYSGPGSQQVLDTWGISWETYMASLGYIVVCVDGRGTGGRGEAFEKCTYLKIGVKEARDQVETALYLGKQAYVDKDRIGIWGWSYGGYMTLMSMSEGTPVFKAGVAVAAPTDWRFYDTIYTERFMRTPKENAEGYKASSAFTRADKLHGNLLLVHGMADDNVHFQNCAEYAEQLVQLGKQFDMQIYTNRNHGIYGGNTRQHLYTRLTNFFLNNL, encoded by the coding sequence ATGAAAAAGATCAGCATCACTCTATTACTCTGCCTTCTCTGTCTGACAGGAATGGCACAAGGACAAAAGGCACTCGATTTAAAAGATATCACCTCGGGACGTTTCCGTCCGGAAAACATTCAAGGCGTAATTCCGATGCCTGATGGAGAACATTACACACAAATGAATGATGACGGCACTCAAATCATCAAATATTCTTTCAAGACAGGTGAAAAAGTAGAGGTGATCTTCGATGTAAAGACTGCCCGCGAATGTGATTTCAAGCACTTCGACAGCTATCAGTTCTCACCCGACGGAAAAAAACTACTGATTGCCACCAAGACGACCCCGATTTATCGGCACTCATATACAGCTGTACATTACATCTACCCTTTGAAACGAAATGATAAGGGCGTTACGACAAACAACATTATTGAACGGCTGTCTGACGGCGGACCTCAACAGGTCCCCGTCTTTTCTCCGGACGGAACAATGATAGCTTTTGTCCGCGATAACAATATCTTTCTTGTGAAACTGCTTTATGGCAATAGTGAAAACCAGGTTACCGAAGACGGTAAACAGAACTCTATTATCAACGGTATCCCAGACTGGGTGTATGAAGAAGAATTCAGTTTTAACCGTGCGTTGGAATTCAGTGCTGATAATACGCAAATCGCTTACATCCGTTTTGATGAATCGGCAGTACCGTCCTATTCTTTTCCGGTATTTGCCGGACAAGCACCCCACATTAATGCTTTGAAGGACTATCCGGGTGAATATACCTACAAGTATCCGAAAGCCGGATATCCGAATTCCAAAGTCGAGGTACGCACTTATGATATCAAATCGCACGTCACCCGCACAATGAAACTTCCGTTGGATCCGGATGGATACATTCCCCGCATCCGCTTTACCAAAGACGCCAACAAGCTGGCCATCATGACACTGAACCGTCATCAGGACCGCTTCGATCTTTATTTTGCCGATCCACGTTCAACACTTTGCAAACTGGTACTACGTGATGAATCACCCTATTATATCAAGGAGAATATCTTCGATAATATCGAATTCTATCCTGAATATTTCAGTTTGCTCAGCGAGCGTGACGGTTATAGCCACCTCTATTGGTACAGTATGGGAGGTAATCTGATCAAAAAGGTTACAAACGGCAAATACGAAGTAAAAGACTTCTTGGGATATGACGAAGAGGACGGATCTTTCTATTACACCAGCAATGAAGAAAGTCCTTTGCGTAAAGCAGTCTACAAGATAGATAAGAAAGGTAAAAAGACCAAGCTGTCTCAAAAAAGCGGAACCAATACCCCGCTCTTCAGCAAATCAATGAAATACTACATGAATAAGTTTACGAGTCTTGATACTCCCATGTTGGTTACGTTGAATGACAATTCGGGTAAGACTCTCAAAACATTGGTTACGAATGACAAGTTGAAACAGACCCTGTCCGGATATGCTGTGCCGCAGAAAGAATTCTTTACTTTCCAGACTACGGATGGTGTAACCTTGAACGGATGGATGATGAAACCTGTTAATTTCTCCGCATCGAAGAAATATCCGGTGTTGATGTATCAATATAGCGGACCGGGCTCGCAACAAGTATTGGATACATGGGGAATCAGTTGGGAAACCTATATGGCGAGTCTCGGCTACATCGTAGTATGCGTGGATGGTCGGGGAACAGGAGGACGCGGAGAAGCCTTCGAGAAATGTACCTATCTGAAAATCGGAGTAAAAGAAGCCAGAGACCAAGTGGAGACCGCTCTCTATCTCGGTAAACAAGCATACGTGGATAAAGACCGGATCGGTATTTGGGGATGGAGCTACGGCGGATACATGACTCTAATGAGCATGAGCGAAGGTACTCCCGTTTTCAAGGCAGGCGTAGCCGTTGCCGCACCGACCGACTGGCGTTTTTATGACACTATTTATACCGAACGTTTCATGCGTACTCCCAAAGAGAATGCAGAAGGATACAAGGCCTCATCCGCTTTTACCCGTGCCGACAAACTGCATGGCAACTTGTTGCTCGTACACGGTATGGCAGATGACAACGTTCATTTCCAGAATTGTGCAGAGTATGCCGAGCAGCTGGTACAACTCGGAAAACAGTTTGATATGCAGATTTATACCAATCGCAATCACGGAATATACGGTGGAAACACGCGTCAGCACTTATACACCCGATTGACTAACTTCTTCTTGAACAATTTGTAA
- the lipA gene encoding lipoyl synthase, translating to MADRVRKPEWLKINIGANERYTETKRIVDSHCLHTICSSGRCPNMGECWGKGTATFMIGGDICTRSCKFCNTQTGRPHPLDSNEPTHVAESIALMKLDHAVITSVDRDDLPDLGAEHWARTIREIKRLNPQTTIEVLIPDFQGKTELVDLVIEAHPDIISHNMETVRRISPLVRSAANYDTSLQVIGRISSKGVKSKSGIMVGLGETPEEVETLMDDLLTVGCQILTIGQYLQPSHRHYPVAEYVTPLQFAKYKTIGLEKGFNIVESAPLVRSSYHAEKHIR from the coding sequence ATGGCTGACAGAGTACGTAAGCCTGAATGGCTGAAAATTAATATCGGTGCCAACGAACGGTACACTGAAACCAAACGAATAGTTGACTCCCACTGCCTGCACACAATCTGCAGCAGTGGGCGTTGCCCCAATATGGGAGAATGCTGGGGGAAAGGAACGGCTACTTTCATGATCGGCGGTGACATCTGCACCCGCAGTTGTAAGTTTTGCAACACACAGACCGGTCGGCCACATCCGCTGGATAGTAACGAACCTACTCATGTGGCAGAGTCTATCGCACTCATGAAACTCGACCATGCTGTCATCACTTCCGTAGACCGTGACGACCTCCCGGACTTGGGGGCCGAACATTGGGCACGTACCATCCGCGAGATAAAGCGCCTGAATCCTCAGACTACCATCGAAGTGCTGATACCCGATTTTCAAGGAAAAACGGAACTGGTAGATCTCGTGATAGAGGCCCATCCCGACATTATTTCACACAATATGGAAACCGTACGCCGCATTAGTCCGCTAGTGCGCAGTGCAGCCAACTACGACACAAGTCTGCAAGTAATCGGCCGCATCTCTTCCAAAGGAGTGAAATCAAAAAGCGGCATTATGGTCGGTTTAGGAGAAACTCCAGAAGAAGTGGAAACATTGATGGATGACTTATTGACTGTCGGTTGCCAGATTCTTACTATCGGACAATACCTGCAACCCAGCCACCGTCATTATCCCGTTGCAGAATACGTAACTCCCCTCCAATTTGCGAAATACAAAACAATCGGTTTAGAAAAAGGATTTAACATTGTAGAGAGCGCTCCCCTTGTCCGTTCATCCTACCATGCAGAGAAACACATCCGTTAG